TTTTCCGCTACACTTTTATGGTTACTTCTGACTTGGTATTGATGAAATCCAGAGCTTCTCATTGGAGAAGAGCAGTGGAAAGAAATGCTACATGTTAGCTGCGAGGTCACTTGCAATTATTTGGGCTGACACACCACGGTATTGGAGATGGATCCCCCTTCCCGAGTCCAGGTATTTCAATTGACGAGTAACTTTTATTATGGTTAGAGAAGTCGTCCTTTTCCTCCCAATCTTTTCTGTTCTTGACTTGGCGATCCACATACTTGGatctttttatcatattttagttcgaataatcaaatattttgttccAAAGCACAGAAGAGTAGAAACGGTTTTTATAAGATATCATTTTGTCACTCTCAACTCTGAAGTTGATCTAATGGTATGTTTTCGTGATTTAGGTTCTCAGAGGTTGCTGAGCTTCTTGACGTCTGCTGGTTTGATATTTCCGGCAAGATAAACACCTCTATGCTATCCCCTGACACCAACTATGCAGCCTACTTTGTGTTCACAACGAAATCCAGGACCTACGGATTTGATCACCAAAGTGCAGAGGGTGCAGTAGGGATTTCGGGGCATGAAAGGAAACCACAGACAGTTTTCTTGGATCCAGAGGCAGCACGTAGGCACATGTACCAAATCGTTCCAAGGCGGTTGGGACTACTCAACCAGATGGCTGATATCCTGAGAAGGGGAGTGAATCCTCCTCCTTCAGAAAACAACGTCCAAGCACGATACCCGCAACAGAGAAGTGACGGATGGATAGAAGTTGAGTTGGGAGAATTCTTCGTCAAGAGAGGGCAAGACGTTGAACTCGAGATGAGCTTGACAGAGGTGAAGGTAGGTAACTGGAAAAGTGGCTTAGTTGTTGAAGGGATTGAAATCAGGCCTAAGGAAGGGTAATGAACTTGATACTGAAAAGGTTCATTTGGTGTCTGTGCTAAGCCATTTTTCTATTGAAGGAAAACTAAAAGCTACGAAAGCCTAAAACCCAATTGTCCCATATGTGGCTGGTgagattttgacaaaaaaaaaagaagatttgcACCAAAGTTTATCAAGAAATTGGATCATCATATGGTCAACAGATTGGTGTAAAAAAATCTACACATGTATAGTGTCTTAGccattttatattttgttgtgaTCTGTTATGTTTGCTCTGTTGTATTTTGGTCAATAGTCATTTGTGTTGAAATAATTTTGTGGAACTCAAATGCTGCTTAATAACTTTGTGGGTGATACCATTCCTCATAT
The DNA window shown above is from Solanum stenotomum isolate F172 chromosome 6, ASM1918654v1, whole genome shotgun sequence and carries:
- the LOC125868008 gene encoding F-box protein PP2-B10-like, coding for MAVENGRSSAVSGGGGDGGDIYHLPEGCIANVLSLTSPRDASRLSVVGTVFRSAAESDAVWDRFLPPDYRDIISRSSDGPESINVGSKKELYLYLCDHPFFIDGGTKSFSLEKSSGKKCYMLAARSLAIIWADTPRYWRWIPLPESRFSEVAELLDVCWFDISGKINTSMLSPDTNYAAYFVFTTKSRTYGFDHQSAEGAVGISGHERKPQTVFLDPEAARRHMYQIVPRRLGLLNQMADILRRGVNPPPSENNVQARYPQQRSDGWIEVELGEFFVKRGQDVELEMSLTEVKVGNWKSGLVVEGIEIRPKEG